From the genome of Oxyura jamaicensis isolate SHBP4307 breed ruddy duck chromosome 2, BPBGC_Ojam_1.0, whole genome shotgun sequence, one region includes:
- the ZBTB14 gene encoding zinc finger and BTB domain-containing protein 14 — protein sequence MEFFISMSETIKYNDDDHKTVFLKTLNEQRLEGEFCDIAIVVEDVKFRAHRCVLAACSTYFKKLFKKLEVDSSSVIEIDFLRSDIFEEVLNYMYTAKISVKKEDVNLMMSSGQILGIRFLDKLCTQKRDVSSPEENTQSKNKYCLKINRPIGEPNDTQDDEVEEIGDHDDSPSDVTVEGTPPSQEDGKSPTTTLRVQEAILKELGSEEVRKVNCYGQEVEPMETTESKDLGSQTPQALTFNDGISEVKDEQTPGWTTAAGDMKFEYLLYGHREHIVCQACGKTFSDEARLRKHEKLHTADRPFVCEMCTKGFTTQAHLKEHLKIHTGYKPYSCEVCGKSFIRAPDLKKHERVHSNERPFACHMCDKAFKHKSHLKDHERRHRGEKPFVCSSCTKAFAKASDLKRHENNMHSERKQVTTANSIQSETEQLQAAAMAAEAEQQLETIACS from the exons ATG GAGTTTTTCATCAGTATGTCTGAAACCATTAAGTACAATGATGATGATCACAAAACTGTGTTCCTGAAAACATTAAACGAACAACGTTTGGAAGGAGAATTCTGTGACATAGCTATTGTGGTTGAAGATGTTAAGTTCAGAGCACATAGGTGTGTGCTTGCTGCCTGCAGTACCTActtcaaaaagcttttcaaaaaactAGAAGTCGATAGTTCATCAGTAATAGAAATAGATTTTCTTCGTTCTGATATTTTTGAGGAGGTTCTCAATTACATGTACACTGCAAAGATTTCTGTTAAGAAAGAGGATGTAAATTTGATGATGTCTTCAGGCCAGATTCTTGGTATTCGCTTTCTAGATAAACTCTGCACTCAGAAGCGTGATGTATCTAGTCCCGAAGAAAACACGCAGTCCAAGAACAAGTACTGTCTAAAAATAAACCGTCCTATTGGGGAACCTAACGATACCCAAGACGATGAGGTGGAAGAGATTGGAGATCACGATGACAGTCCATCCGATGTGACAGTGGAAGGAACTCCCCCCAGTCAGGAAGATGGAAAATCACCTACCACTACCCTGAGAGTTCAGGAGGCGATTCTGAAAGAGCTGGGAAGTGAAGAGGTTCGAAAAGTAAATTGCTATGGCCAAGAGGTAGAGCCCATGGAAACAACCGAATCAAAAGACTTAGGATCCCAAACCCCTCAGGCTTTGACATTTAATGATGGCATAAGTGAGGTGAAAGATGAACAGACACCAGGCTGGACGACAGCAGCTGGTGATATGAAGTTTGAATATTTGCTTTATGGTCACAGGGAACACATTGTATGTCAGGCTTGTGGTAAGACCTTTTCTGATGAAGCACGActgagaaaacatgaaaagctaCACACTGCTGATAGACCATTTGTTTGTGAAATGTGTACAAAGGGCTTTACCACACAAGCTCATTTGAAAGAGCATCTGAAAATACACACAGGTTACAAGCCTTACAGTTGCGAGGTATGTGGAAAGTCTTTTATTCGGGCAccagatttaaaaaagcatgaaagagTTCACAGTAACGAGAGGCCATTTGCATGCCATATGTGTGATAAAGCTTTCAAGCACAAGTCCCACCTCAAAGACCATGAAAGAAGACACCGAGGAGAGAAACCTTTTGTCTGCAGTTCCTGCACTAAAGCATTTGCTAAAGCATCTGATCTAAAAAGGCACGAGAACAATATgcacagtgaaagaaaacaagttactACAGCCAATTCCATCCAGAGTGAAACAGAACAATTACAGGCAGCAGCTATGgctgctgaagcagagcagcaATTAGAAACTATAGcttgtagttaa